The proteins below are encoded in one region of Eubacterium sp. 1001713B170207_170306_E7:
- a CDS encoding ABC transporter ATP-binding protein, giving the protein MRNKIIEMKGIVKRFYVGSPNELEILHGLDLEVLEGEFISIIGASGSGKSTLMNIIGALDRPTEGEYYLDQLLVSTIKDSGLSKIRNQKIGFVFQTFNLIPRSTALSNVELPMLYSGMPKAERRERAEELLALVDMSDRAKHRPNELSGGQKQRIAIARAMANNPSIILADEPTGALDSKTGRMVMDIFHELHEKQGKTIILITHNPELADETERIITLSDGSIVGTRAGTGVRLERHNELA; this is encoded by the coding sequence ATGCGCAATAAGATCATCGAGATGAAGGGCATTGTGAAGCGCTTCTATGTGGGTTCGCCCAATGAGCTTGAAATCCTTCATGGCCTTGATCTGGAAGTCTTAGAGGGCGAATTTATATCCATTATCGGGGCATCCGGCTCCGGCAAGTCCACGCTGATGAACATCATCGGCGCCCTTGACCGGCCCACAGAAGGCGAATACTATCTGGACCAGCTGCTGGTCAGTACCATCAAGGACAGCGGGCTCTCAAAGATCCGAAACCAGAAAATCGGCTTTGTGTTCCAGACCTTTAACCTGATCCCGCGTTCCACGGCCCTCAGCAATGTGGAGCTGCCCATGCTGTACTCGGGCATGCCCAAGGCGGAGCGCCGGGAGCGGGCAGAGGAGCTGCTGGCGCTGGTGGATATGTCGGACCGGGCCAAGCACCGTCCCAATGAGCTTTCCGGCGGACAGAAGCAGCGTATCGCTATCGCCCGTGCCATGGCCAATAACCCGTCGATCATTCTGGCCGATGAGCCCACCGGTGCGCTGGACAGTAAAACCGGACGGATGGTCATGGATATTTTCCATGAGCTGCATGAAAAGCAGGGCAAAACCATTATTTTGATCACCCATAATCCCGAGCTGGCCGATGAAACCGAGCGGATTATCACGCTGAGTGACGGCAGCATCGTCGGCACCCGGGCAGGTACCGGGGTGAGATTGGAGCGACACAATGAACTTGCTTGA
- a CDS encoding ABC transporter permease produces MNLLENIKLALEGLRANKMRALLTMLGIIIGIASVIAITSLGDAMSNTLNETLSNVGGRNIQLYVMPKDVDGTYSNSDEDNITDEMIERFRERYGDEIEGLEISNNVGAAKTVDVIPQQEMKITGANHDYFTVENVKIIQGRAISDRDVEGEKNVIVISSIMKQNLYGANSDPIGKEIKVETTYGTESFYVVGVYQDPMEDATQSAMMAAMGGSGRSTAYIPYTTAKSITNDTTKGYSMVMLMASPNVSSTELATKAAAYFNKFYPENSNSKVEAQSMESIMKEMNSAMSQVSMAIAVIAGISLLVGGIGVMNIMLVSVTERTREIGVRKALGAPNSAIRIQFLVESMIICIIGGILGILLGAGFGALGGLLLQTTVVPSVGSIALAVGFSMAIGVFFGYYPANKAAKLDPIEALRYE; encoded by the coding sequence ATGAACTTGCTTGAGAATATTAAACTGGCCCTGGAGGGGCTGCGCGCCAACAAAATGCGGGCGCTGCTGACCATGCTGGGCATCATTATCGGGATTGCCTCAGTCATTGCCATTACCTCCCTTGGGGACGCCATGTCCAATACGCTGAATGAGACCCTCTCCAACGTGGGCGGGCGCAACATTCAGCTGTACGTCATGCCTAAGGACGTGGACGGCACTTACTCCAACAGCGATGAGGATAACATTACCGACGAGATGATCGAACGCTTCAGAGAGCGCTACGGCGATGAGATTGAGGGCCTTGAGATCAGCAATAACGTCGGGGCGGCCAAAACCGTCGATGTGATCCCGCAGCAGGAGATGAAAATCACCGGCGCGAACCATGATTACTTCACGGTTGAGAATGTCAAGATCATCCAGGGCCGCGCCATCAGCGACCGGGATGTCGAGGGTGAAAAGAACGTTATTGTTATCTCCAGTATTATGAAGCAGAACCTGTACGGCGCGAACAGCGACCCCATCGGGAAGGAAATAAAAGTGGAGACCACCTACGGGACAGAGAGCTTTTACGTCGTAGGGGTTTACCAGGACCCCATGGAGGACGCGACCCAGAGCGCCATGATGGCCGCAATGGGCGGCAGCGGCCGCTCCACGGCTTACATTCCCTATACAACGGCCAAGAGCATCACAAACGACACCACCAAAGGCTACAGCATGGTCATGCTCATGGCCTCGCCGAATGTCAGCTCGACAGAGCTGGCCACCAAGGCAGCTGCCTATTTCAACAAATTCTATCCTGAAAACAGCAACAGCAAGGTAGAGGCGCAGAGCATGGAAAGCATCATGAAGGAAATGAACAGCGCCATGTCGCAGGTATCCATGGCCATCGCGGTCATCGCAGGCATCTCGCTGCTGGTCGGCGGGATCGGGGTTATGAATATCATGCTGGTATCCGTCACCGAGCGTACCCGTGAGATTGGGGTGCGCAAGGCCCTGGGTGCGCCTAATAGCGCAATCCGCATACAGTTCTTGGTTGAGTCCATGATCATCTGTATCATCGGCGGTATCCTGGGCATCCTGCTGGGCGCGGGCTTTGGCGCCCTCGGCGGGCTGCTGCTCCAGACCACGGTCGTGCCGTCGGTCGGTTCCATCGCCCTGGCGGTCGGCTTCTCCATGGCCATCGGCGTGTTCTTTGGCTACTACCCGGCCAACAAGGCGGCCAAGCTTGACCCCATCGAGGCGCTGCGATACGAATAA
- a CDS encoding calcium-translocating P-type ATPase, PMCA-type, with protein sequence MTNEESNKPREPFLLSAAETEKVYDTDARTGLTDAQAAQRQETYGKNKMAEGRRKSLLRMFLEQFKDFLILVLVAAAVISGFLGEISDAVLILIIVILNAVIGMVQENKAENSMEALKKLTIPEAKVLRNGVQTVIKAEDLVPGDVVYLDAGDNVPADGRLIESAALQIQESALTGESVAVEKDLADISNPETPLGDRLNAVYMSSTVTYGRGKFIVTKTGMDTEIGKIAGMIQGTVSMQTPLQKRLTELGKILAVGCLGACIVIFFIGLVRGGDMLEMFMTAVSLAVAAIPEGLPAIVTVVLAMGTQRLVAKHAIIRKLPAVETLGAASVICSDKTGTLTQNKMTIKKVYANDGIVDAEDIKDDGFTDSERLVVRIGLLCNDASIVTDDSGVKEIGDPTEVAMVAYAASLGYQKNEYLEKYPRINEIPFDSDRKLMTTVHKDGGHYYSFTKGAPDVLLSRCTNYLKGMGSIPYESAALPFDTAARAAVEEANETLSDDAYRVLGFAFKRYDSEPEVTMEELENDMTFVGLTGMIDPPRVEVKDSIHECHTAGIKTVMITGDHKNTAVAIAKDLDIYGPDSIALSGTELNNMTDAELEKKIDHVAVYARVSPEHKVRIVDAWQKKGAVVAMTGDGVNDAPALKKADIGCAMGITGTDVSKEAAEMILTDDNFSTIVSAVKEGRGIYENIKKAVHFLLSCNIAEILILFIATLIGWIQPLLPVHILWINLITDSLPALALGVEKNDEDIMTKKPRDPRESIFAHGLGGRIIFQGVVLAAISLFVFNYGYSHFGLDEGRTMVFAVLGLSQLTHVLNVRSESKSVFSRQFFTNRYLWGAILISAVLQLSVILIPAAHPLFSVTFLNPQEWLIIVAASLAPLLVVEITKLIGRLIRRDK encoded by the coding sequence ATGACAAACGAAGAAAGCAACAAGCCAAGGGAACCCTTTCTGCTGTCGGCAGCGGAGACCGAAAAAGTCTACGACACCGACGCGCGCACGGGCCTCACCGACGCCCAGGCAGCGCAGCGGCAGGAAACCTACGGCAAGAACAAGATGGCAGAGGGCAGGCGGAAATCGCTGCTGCGGATGTTTTTGGAACAGTTCAAGGATTTCCTGATCCTGGTACTGGTCGCGGCGGCGGTCATATCCGGCTTTCTGGGAGAAATCAGCGACGCTGTTTTAATTTTAATCATCGTTATCCTCAATGCCGTCATTGGGATGGTGCAGGAAAATAAGGCTGAGAACTCCATGGAGGCGCTGAAAAAGCTGACCATACCCGAAGCCAAGGTGCTCAGAAACGGCGTGCAGACGGTCATTAAGGCCGAGGATCTGGTGCCGGGGGACGTGGTTTATCTGGACGCCGGGGACAATGTGCCGGCAGACGGCCGGCTCATCGAGTCCGCGGCCCTGCAGATACAGGAATCGGCCCTGACGGGGGAATCGGTGGCGGTAGAGAAGGATCTCGCCGACATCAGCAACCCTGAAACGCCGCTGGGCGACCGGCTCAACGCTGTTTATATGAGCAGCACGGTAACCTACGGGCGGGGCAAGTTCATTGTGACTAAAACCGGCATGGACACGGAAATCGGCAAGATCGCCGGCATGATCCAGGGCACCGTATCCATGCAGACGCCGCTGCAGAAACGGCTGACGGAGCTGGGCAAAATCCTGGCAGTGGGCTGTCTGGGCGCGTGTATTGTGATCTTCTTTATCGGCCTGGTGCGGGGCGGCGATATGCTGGAAATGTTTATGACCGCTGTCAGCCTGGCAGTGGCCGCCATTCCCGAGGGCCTGCCCGCCATCGTTACCGTGGTGCTGGCCATGGGCACCCAGCGGCTGGTGGCCAAGCATGCCATTATCCGGAAGCTGCCCGCGGTTGAGACCCTGGGCGCAGCGTCGGTGATCTGCTCGGATAAAACCGGAACCCTGACGCAGAATAAAATGACCATTAAAAAGGTCTACGCCAATGACGGGATTGTGGACGCTGAGGATATCAAGGACGACGGCTTTACCGACAGCGAGCGCCTGGTGGTGCGGATCGGCCTGCTCTGCAATGACGCGTCCATCGTGACGGACGACAGTGGCGTCAAGGAGATCGGGGATCCCACAGAGGTCGCCATGGTGGCCTACGCGGCCAGCCTCGGCTATCAGAAAAACGAGTATCTTGAGAAATACCCAAGAATCAATGAAATCCCCTTTGATTCGGACCGCAAGCTCATGACCACTGTGCACAAGGACGGCGGACACTATTACAGCTTTACCAAGGGTGCGCCCGACGTGCTGCTGAGTCGCTGTACAAATTACCTCAAGGGTATGGGCAGCATTCCCTATGAGAGCGCGGCTCTGCCCTTTGACACAGCGGCCAGAGCGGCGGTCGAAGAGGCCAATGAAACCCTGTCCGACGATGCCTACCGGGTACTGGGCTTTGCCTTTAAACGCTATGACAGCGAGCCTGAGGTGACCATGGAAGAGCTGGAAAACGATATGACCTTTGTGGGCCTGACGGGCATGATCGACCCGCCGCGCGTGGAGGTCAAGGATTCTATCCACGAGTGCCATACGGCGGGGATCAAGACGGTTATGATCACCGGGGACCACAAAAATACCGCGGTGGCCATCGCGAAGGATCTGGACATCTACGGCCCGGACAGCATTGCCCTGTCTGGCACCGAGCTCAACAACATGACCGACGCGGAGCTGGAGAAAAAGATCGACCATGTGGCCGTGTACGCCCGTGTGTCGCCTGAGCATAAGGTGCGGATTGTGGACGCCTGGCAGAAAAAGGGCGCTGTGGTCGCCATGACCGGCGACGGCGTCAACGACGCGCCGGCCCTCAAGAAGGCCGACATCGGCTGCGCCATGGGCATTACGGGCACCGACGTGTCCAAGGAGGCGGCGGAAATGATTCTGACCGATGATAATTTCTCCACCATTGTGTCTGCGGTCAAGGAAGGCCGGGGCATTTATGAGAATATCAAAAAGGCGGTTCACTTCCTGCTGTCCTGTAATATCGCCGAAATCCTGATCCTGTTCATCGCCACGCTCATCGGCTGGATACAGCCCCTGCTGCCAGTGCATATTTTGTGGATCAACCTGATTACGGACAGTCTGCCTGCGCTGGCTCTGGGGGTTGAAAAGAACGACGAGGACATCATGACCAAGAAACCCAGAGACCCCAGGGAGAGCATCTTTGCCCACGGTCTGGGCGGACGCATTATTTTCCAGGGCGTTGTGCTGGCTGCTATCTCGCTGTTCGTCTTTAATTATGGTTACTCCCACTTTGGCCTGGACGAGGGCCGCACCATGGTCTTTGCAGTGCTGGGCCTGTCTCAGCTGACCCATGTGCTCAATGTCCGGTCTGAGAGCAAATCGGTATTCAGCAGACAGTTCTTTACCAACCGGTACCTGTGGGGTGCGATTCTGATCTCGGCTGTGCTGCAGCTGTCCGTTATTCTGATACCGGCGGCCCACCCGCTGTTCAGTGTGACCTTCCTGAATCCTCAGGAATGGCTGATCATTGTAGCCGCATCGCTGGCGCCGCTGCTGGTGGTGGAAATCACCAAGCTTATCGGCCGGCTTATCCGCCGGGACAAATAA
- a CDS encoding DUF4364 family protein, with protein MLNTQHQAEDKLIILYVLNKIKTGITREQVAFIIIENLQMSYFDIQLYIDNLIEDDFIRLYQMDDDKTVVAITAKGRETLNIFEKDIPAYIREMLELYISQNRDRIFREVKVIGNYTKNTDGDYQVQLKLHENNIVLMELNINTPSQKQALNICDNWKNDTQNLYASIIKLLTQTN; from the coding sequence GTGCTTAATACTCAACATCAGGCTGAAGATAAGCTTATTATACTATACGTACTCAATAAAATCAAAACCGGCATCACCCGCGAGCAGGTGGCTTTTATCATTATCGAAAACCTGCAGATGAGTTATTTTGACATTCAGCTCTACATCGACAACCTCATCGAGGATGATTTTATCCGTCTTTACCAGATGGATGATGATAAAACCGTAGTCGCCATTACCGCCAAGGGCCGGGAGACCCTGAATATTTTTGAGAAGGACATCCCCGCCTATATCCGTGAAATGCTGGAGCTTTACATTTCGCAGAACCGGGACCGCATTTTCAGAGAGGTCAAGGTCATCGGCAATTATACCAAAAACACCGACGGCGATTACCAGGTGCAGCTCAAGCTCCATGAAAACAACATTGTCCTGATGGAGCTGAACATCAACACCCCATCCCAGAAGCAGGCGCTGAACATCTGCGACAACTGGAAAAATGACACGCAGAACCTTTACGCTTCCATCATCAAGCTGCTCACCCAGACCAATTAA
- a CDS encoding epoxyqueuosine reductase has product MNPLNEKTEALARGLGAAQVGFADLSGLPGGLSLGYPSAVSVVVRLSRGILAQMDGAPTATYFSHYRIVNRLIDEITLRVTLALEAGGAMAVAVPASQSLPSVKGGNPYRGLFAHKTAAVLAGMGWIGKSALFIHNDYGPAVRLGTVLTDAPLDTVAVLPKSRCGSCQACKKACPSMSIEGRLWEPGMERSQLIDAHSCSEHMKAAYQHIGRGSVCGLCMVSCPHFRKNLPED; this is encoded by the coding sequence ATGAATCCATTAAATGAAAAAACAGAGGCGCTGGCCAGGGGGCTCGGGGCGGCCCAGGTCGGTTTCGCGGATTTAAGCGGCCTGCCCGGCGGGCTGAGCTTGGGCTACCCGTCAGCCGTATCAGTGGTGGTGCGCCTGTCAAGGGGGATTCTGGCCCAGATGGACGGCGCGCCTACGGCCACCTATTTCAGCCATTACCGCATTGTCAACCGCCTGATCGACGAGATTACCCTGAGGGTAACGCTGGCCCTTGAGGCCGGGGGCGCAATGGCGGTGGCGGTTCCGGCCTCCCAGTCGCTGCCGTCTGTAAAGGGCGGAAACCCTTACCGCGGGCTCTTTGCGCACAAGACGGCCGCTGTCCTTGCCGGCATGGGGTGGATCGGCAAGAGCGCCCTGTTTATCCACAACGATTATGGGCCGGCAGTTCGGCTGGGCACGGTGCTCACTGACGCGCCGCTGGACACGGTGGCCGTCCTGCCGAAGAGCAGGTGCGGCAGCTGCCAGGCCTGTAAAAAGGCCTGCCCGTCCATGTCCATTGAGGGAAGACTCTGGGAGCCGGGCATGGAGCGCAGCCAGCTCATAGACGCCCACAGCTGCAGCGAGCACATGAAGGCGGCCTATCAGCACATTGGCCGTGGCTCGGTCTGCGGCCTGTGCATGGTGAGCTGCCCGCATTTCAGGAAGAACCTGCCAGAGGATTAG
- a CDS encoding DUF975 family protein, whose translation MTSQDMKLSAKVQLKGHWGPAILIMFITWLAIAGVPTIMLLLEKVIFHVDLDAEIYDRVSNLVSLILAGPLSYGAARFYMNLYHGREAGVTDLFTGFNRFAKCFLANLAMGIFTFLWALLLIIPGIIAAISYSQTYYLLNDYEALSFMDAITLSKLMMRDYKLEYFLLCLTFIGWWLLVIVTLGIAIIVVGPYLNATFANFYMGLKEERQEVIDHFMLQKQN comes from the coding sequence ATGACAAGCCAGGACATGAAGCTGTCCGCTAAGGTACAGCTTAAAGGGCACTGGGGGCCGGCCATTCTGATCATGTTCATCACATGGCTGGCCATTGCCGGGGTGCCGACCATCATGCTGCTGCTGGAAAAGGTGATTTTTCACGTGGATCTGGACGCGGAAATCTATGACCGGGTATCCAACCTTGTGTCTCTGATTTTGGCGGGGCCGCTGTCCTATGGGGCTGCACGCTTTTACATGAACCTGTACCACGGCCGGGAGGCGGGCGTAACAGACCTGTTTACGGGCTTTAACCGCTTCGCCAAGTGCTTTTTGGCCAACCTGGCCATGGGTATCTTCACCTTTTTATGGGCGCTGCTGCTCATTATTCCGGGGATTATCGCGGCCATCAGCTATTCCCAGACCTACTACCTGCTGAACGATTATGAGGCGCTGTCCTTTATGGACGCCATTACTCTGAGCAAGCTGATGATGCGGGATTACAAGCTGGAGTATTTTCTGCTGTGCCTGACCTTTATCGGCTGGTGGCTCCTGGTTATTGTGACCCTGGGCATTGCCATCATCGTGGTGGGGCCTTATCTGAACGCGACCTTCGCTAATTTTTATATGGGGCTCAAGGAAGAACGGCAGGAGGTCATCGACCATTTTATGCTCCAGAAGCAAAACTAA
- a CDS encoding DUF512 domain-containing protein, producing the protein MGKFKIEGVAPGSIFEELEIEKGDALLTINGMPVADIMDYRYLQADEQLLIEVEKPDGELWELDVEKDFEEDLGLVFDENMLETRTCKNNCIFCFIDQMPPGMRETLYVKDDDERLSFLLGNYVTLTNLTEDEMERIVRYRIMPINISVHTTNPELRCAMLHNRFAGSIMESLLYFADNGIGMNGQIVLCPGYNDGHELKRTLTDLMGFYPQMASVSVVPVGLSKYREGLAKLHKFDTAGARETLSIIGDIQARMHSRYGTNFVYASDEFFLLAGQALPDSDYYDGFPQIENGVGMMTDFKEGLEAALSQAGQVRRNDAPRRVGIITGRLAADFMRECAGKVRPVCGAEPAVYPVVNDFFGGDITVSGLVTGQDIIRQVPQGADRYLIPENMVRSHTHDLLDDLTTEDIEKALQAEVRIVPVDGAAFLEAMK; encoded by the coding sequence GTGGGTAAATTTAAAATAGAGGGTGTTGCCCCGGGCAGCATTTTTGAAGAACTGGAAATTGAAAAGGGCGACGCACTGCTCACCATCAATGGAATGCCTGTGGCGGATATCATGGACTACCGTTACCTGCAGGCGGACGAGCAGCTCCTGATCGAGGTCGAAAAGCCCGACGGCGAGCTCTGGGAGCTGGATGTGGAAAAGGACTTTGAGGAGGACCTGGGACTGGTATTTGATGAGAATATGCTGGAAACCCGGACCTGCAAGAACAACTGTATTTTCTGCTTCATCGACCAGATGCCCCCCGGAATGCGGGAAACCCTGTACGTGAAGGATGACGACGAGCGCCTCTCCTTCCTGCTGGGCAACTACGTTACCCTGACCAACCTGACTGAGGATGAAATGGAGCGCATTGTGCGCTACCGGATCATGCCCATCAACATCTCGGTGCATACGACAAACCCGGAGCTGCGCTGCGCCATGCTGCACAACCGTTTTGCCGGGTCGATTATGGAATCCCTGCTGTATTTTGCCGATAACGGCATCGGCATGAACGGCCAGATTGTGCTGTGCCCGGGCTACAATGACGGCCATGAGCTGAAGCGGACGCTGACTGACCTCATGGGCTTTTACCCCCAGATGGCCTCGGTATCCGTGGTGCCTGTGGGCCTTTCCAAATACCGGGAGGGGCTGGCAAAGCTTCACAAATTTGACACGGCGGGCGCCAGGGAAACCCTGTCCATCATTGGGGATATTCAGGCCCGGATGCACAGCCGGTACGGCACCAATTTTGTTTATGCCAGCGACGAGTTTTTCCTGCTGGCCGGCCAGGCCCTGCCGGATTCGGATTATTACGACGGCTTTCCGCAGATTGAAAACGGCGTGGGCATGATGACAGATTTTAAGGAAGGGCTGGAGGCTGCCTTGAGCCAGGCCGGGCAGGTCCGTCGAAACGACGCACCCCGCAGGGTCGGCATTATCACCGGACGGCTGGCTGCAGATTTTATGCGGGAATGTGCCGGGAAGGTACGCCCTGTCTGCGGAGCGGAGCCTGCTGTCTACCCGGTAGTCAACGACTTTTTTGGCGGGGACATCACTGTGTCCGGCCTGGTCACCGGGCAGGATATTATCCGCCAGGTGCCCCAGGGGGCTGACCGCTACCTGATTCCGGAGAACATGGTCCGCAGCCATACCCATGACCTGCTGGACGATTTGACAACAGAAGATATTGAAAAGGCGCTTCAGGCAGAGGTGCGCATTGTCCCCGTGGACGGCGCGGCCTTTCTGGAAGCGATGAAATAA
- the der gene encoding ribosome biogenesis GTPase Der, producing MAKPIVAVVGRPNVGKSTLFNKLVGERIAIVEDTPGVTRDRIIADAEWQNHHFTLIDTGGIEPHTKDDILLQMRVQAELAIDMADLIVLLVDGREGMTASDLEVANMIRKHSKNVLLAVNKVDSQQLENNIFEFYNLGIGEPIAISAEQGLGLGDFLDEVIERVKKVYDEEEQENDNLKIAVIGKPNAGKSTLINKMVGHDRLIVSDVPGTTRDAIDTEVRYNGQDYTLIDTAGLRKKKKIYEDIERYSIVRAIAAVDRSDVVLVLIDGEKGVTEQDAKIAGIAHNRAKPSIIIVNKWDIVEKDTKTMDKMKREIRDTLSFIDYAPILFISAKTGQRVSKIYETINYVKSQAEKRITTGKLNEAMTEFIMMKQPPTKSGRRLKIFYASQTGVNPPTFVVFVNDATLMHFSYQRYLENKIRETFDFDGTPIRFFVRERND from the coding sequence ATGGCAAAACCGATTGTCGCAGTGGTGGGACGCCCGAACGTGGGCAAATCCACCCTGTTCAACAAGCTGGTGGGCGAGCGTATCGCCATTGTGGAGGACACGCCCGGCGTTACCAGAGACCGTATCATCGCCGATGCGGAATGGCAGAACCACCATTTTACACTCATCGACACCGGTGGGATCGAACCCCACACCAAGGATGATATTTTACTGCAGATGCGTGTTCAGGCCGAGCTGGCCATTGACATGGCAGACCTGATCGTGCTGCTGGTGGACGGGCGCGAGGGCATGACCGCCTCAGATTTAGAGGTGGCGAACATGATCCGCAAGCACAGCAAAAATGTACTGCTGGCCGTCAACAAGGTGGACAGCCAGCAGCTGGAAAACAATATTTTTGAATTTTACAACCTGGGTATCGGCGAGCCCATCGCCATTTCCGCCGAACAGGGCCTCGGCCTCGGCGACTTTCTGGACGAGGTGATCGAACGGGTCAAAAAGGTCTATGACGAGGAGGAGCAGGAGAACGACAACCTGAAAATCGCGGTGATCGGCAAGCCAAACGCGGGCAAGTCCACCCTGATCAACAAGATGGTGGGCCATGACCGCCTTATTGTCAGCGATGTGCCGGGCACCACCCGCGACGCCATCGACACCGAGGTGCGCTACAACGGCCAGGATTATACTCTCATCGACACCGCGGGGCTGCGGAAGAAGAAGAAAATATACGAGGACATTGAGCGCTACAGCATCGTGCGCGCCATCGCCGCCGTTGACCGGAGCGATGTGGTGCTGGTGCTCATCGACGGGGAAAAGGGCGTGACCGAGCAGGACGCCAAGATTGCCGGTATTGCCCATAACCGCGCCAAGCCGTCTATCATCATTGTCAACAAATGGGACATTGTGGAAAAGGACACCAAGACCATGGATAAGATGAAGCGGGAAATCCGCGACACCCTGTCCTTTATCGACTACGCGCCCATTCTGTTCATCTCGGCCAAAACCGGGCAGCGGGTCAGCAAGATCTACGAAACCATTAATTATGTCAAAAGCCAGGCGGAAAAACGCATTACCACCGGCAAGCTCAATGAGGCTATGACAGAATTTATCATGATGAAGCAGCCGCCAACCAAGAGCGGCCGCCGCCTGAAAATCTTCTACGCGTCTCAGACTGGCGTCAACCCGCCGACCTTTGTGGTCTTTGTCAACGATGCGACGCTGATGCACTTTTCCTATCAGCGCTATCTGGAAAACAAAATCCGGGAGACCTTTGATTTTGACGGCACCCCCATTCGTTTCTTTGTGCGTGAGCGGAACGATTAA
- a CDS encoding nucleotidyltransferase domain-containing protein: MLDVNRIKDVVVPLARKYGVRKIYLFGSYARGEAEQNSDIDLKVDNGDHPIGLFALSGLRLEIREQLGKPVDLVTQGGLYENVKKEIAKEEILLYECKE, translated from the coding sequence GTGTTAGATGTGAACAGAATTAAGGATGTTGTCGTACCTTTAGCTCGAAAATATGGGGTCCGAAAAATCTATCTTTTTGGCTCCTATGCCAGAGGAGAAGCTGAACAAAACAGCGATATTGATTTAAAGGTTGATAATGGCGATCATCCAATCGGCCTTTTTGCGCTGTCAGGGCTGCGTTTGGAAATCCGAGAGCAGCTGGGTAAACCTGTAGATTTAGTAACTCAGGGCGGTCTGTATGAAAACGTGAAAAAGGAAATCGCGAAAGAGGAAATTCTATTATATGAGTGCAAAGAATAG
- a CDS encoding HepT-like ribonuclease domain-containing protein → MSAKNRNISIIEHISGYCNDIDELIQRFGNDRLIFKEDKAYCNAVCMCLLQIGELSKHLTEAFRTEHSEIPWKEIRGMRNIFAHDYGSIDVSEVWETIQKDIPILRGFCETIVRQYALLNEEALQFDDEDKSLWEKG, encoded by the coding sequence ATGAGTGCAAAGAATAGGAATATTTCGATCATAGAGCATATCTCAGGATATTGTAATGATATTGATGAGCTCATTCAGCGTTTTGGCAATGACAGACTTATTTTCAAAGAGGATAAAGCCTATTGCAATGCGGTTTGTATGTGCCTGTTACAAATCGGAGAACTGTCAAAACATCTGACCGAGGCGTTTAGAACTGAACATTCTGAGATTCCGTGGAAGGAAATAAGGGGAATGCGCAATATTTTTGCACATGATTACGGCAGCATTGATGTGTCTGAAGTATGGGAAACAATACAAAAGGATATTCCAATATTAAGAGGTTTTTGTGAGACGATCGTGCGGCAGTATGCCCTGCTAAATGAGGAAGCACTTCAGTTTGACGATGAGGATAAAAGCCTTTGGGAAAAAGGATGA